In Streptomyces sannanensis, the DNA window CCGATCAAGCTGTGGCCGGGGATGAAGATCGGCCAGCTGTGCATGTTCCGCCTCAGCTCTCCGGCCGAGGAGCCGTACGGTTCCGAGCGGTACGGGTCCCGCTATCAGGGGCAGCGCGGCCCGACGGCCTCGCGGTCCTTCGTGAACTTCCACCGGACGCGGGTGTGATCGGCCATGAGTGACATCGCACGGGAAAACCTGACCTACGACGGCTTCGGCAGCGCCGTCCGCGAGCTCGCGCAGACGATCGCCGACGACGGCTACGAGCCGGACATCGTGGTGAGCATCGCGCGCGGCGGGGTGTTCGTGGCGGGCGGTCTGGCGTACGCGCTGGACTGCAAGAACATCCACCTGGTGAATGTGGAGTTCTACACGGGCATCGGTACGACCCTGGAGATGCCGGTGATGCTGGCGCCGGTGCCGAACGTCATCGACTTCTCCGGCAAGAAGGTCCTCATCGCGGACGACGTCGCCGACACCGGCAAGACGCTGAAGCTGGTGCACGATTTCTGCGTCGAGCATGTGGCCGAGGTCCGCAGCGCGGTGATCTACGAGAAGTCGCACTCGCTGGTGAAGTGCGAGTACGTATGGAAGCGCACCGATGACTGGATCAACTTCCCCTGGAGTGTCGAACCGCCGGTCGTCCGGCGCGAGGGCCAGGTCCTCGACGCGTGAGCGGTAAAGGTCACTGACGGAGGGCCCCGGCTTCGGACAGAGCCGGGGCCCTCCGTCGTGAGTCGGTGGCCCGGCGCCGGCCAGGGTTGACCGGCTGGTCCGCGGGCAGGCGGATCTGCCGGAGGTCGCGCCGGGCGGCTGAGAGCGCTGAGACGCCGCGGGCCTTCCCGCCCCCGTGGGGAGCTGGAAGGCCCGGCAGGTACGCGGTGCGCAGGAGCGTCAGATCGTGCCCAGCTTGATCAGGGACAGCAGCGCGATCAGCTGGATCGCCGACGCGCCCAGCGCCTTCGGCCACGGCAGGTCGTGCGACTTGCTGACCATCGATGTGAACAGGGCGCCGGCCGCCAGCCAGGTCACCCAGCCGACGATCTGGACGAAGCTGTTCTCGCCGCCGAGGAAGACCGCGAGGAGGAGCCGCGGCGCGTCCGTGAGGGCCATGATCAGCATGGACAGGCCGACGGTCGGCTGCCAGGCGCCGTCGCCGCCGAGCTGGCGGGCGAGGGTGTGGGTGACCGCGCCGAGGATCAGGCCGCCGACGACGAACGCGACGCCGGTGGAGAGGACGACCGGGAGCACCGTGGAGAGCGTGGCGTTGATCGCGTCCTCGCGGGCCTTGTCGAAGCCGAAGGTCGCGAGCAGGCCGTAGACGAAGGTGACGGTGAGCGCCATGCCCCACACGGGGTAGTCCCGCATCTGCCAGAACGTCGGGCCGGGGCGCAGCACGATGCCGCTCAGCAACTGCTTCCAGTGCAGGCGCGGGCCCGCGGGCGGGGCGGTGGTGGCGCCTGCGCGATAGGTGCTGCCCTCGCCGTAGGGGTCCTCGCCGACGCTGAACACCTGGGTGTGGCCGGGGGCGTTGTCGTACGGGTCGTTGCCGGGGCCGTTGTACGGGCCGTGCTGGGCCTGGTACGGGTCGCCGAAGTACTCCGGCTCGCCGTACGGCTGCTGCTGCCCGTGGTGCTCGTCGCCGCCCTGCGGCCACTGCTGCGCCGGGGCGTGCTGCTGCCCGTACGGATGATGCCGTTGGGGTTGATGTTGCGGGGCCCGGTTGTTGTCCCTGCCGCGTCCGATCCTGAATCCAGCCACGCTTTCGAACGTACCTGGTTCCGGGGGACCTGCTGACATGGTGTCGGTCGACGGACCGGCTTTGCGGCCGAGCTGTGACATCCCTTACGGGATCCCTGGGGGGTTTACCGGATTGCGTTCGTGCTGAAGCTGAGCTGCGGCTTGTCGCGTTTCCCGTACGGATAGAGGGCGACCAGGTCGGCCGCCTCGCCGCGGTGGGTACGGACCACGAGGTCGGGGCGCCGGTCGCCGTCGAAGTCGGCGTACCGGATCAGGTCGGTGGCCGTGGCGCCGGGGAGCGGGGCCGTGGGCAGGCCGCCGGGAACACCACGCAGGCGGTACGGGCCGCCGGGGCGACGGGGGCCGTCGGGGCCGCCGCGCAGCAGGGTGCCGGTGGCGGGTTCGCCGGGGATGTGGGGGCGTGCGGACGAGACGAGGTCGGCGTAGCCGTCGCCGTCCGTGTCGGGCTTGGGCTCGGGGGCCCAGAGGACCGGGCCGGCGCCGGGGATGGGGGCGGGGGCCGAGCGCGGGGCGCCGGTGCGGGTGAAGGGGCCGCGCAGGAAGCTGATCCGGCCGCCGCTGGCGGTGACCGCGAGGTCGGCACTGCCGTCGCCGTCGAAGTCGCCGCAGACGGGGTGGTCGGGCCATTCGTTGCCGTAGCGGGCCTTCTCGGGGATCCGGAGGGTGACGGCGCGGGCGGTCAGGCCGTCGGGGCCGCCGTAGAGGATCTGCACCGGCACGGGTGGGCGGCCGATGCCGTCGAAGGGTGGGTCGGTGGTGAGGATCAGGTCGGCGTAGCCGTCCCGGTCGAGGTCGCAGGAGGCCTCGGCGTCGAACGCGGCGGGCAGGACGCCGCGGGTCGCGGCGGCGTTGCGGCGGGGGTCGAGCAGCTGATGGGTGGCGGGGTCGAGGCCGTGGGCGGTGCCGTAGACGACGGCGAGGCCCGCGTCGTCGCCGTGGGTGTCGTCGGCTTCCTTGACCAGGTCGTTCAGTACGAGATCGCGGTGGCCGTCGCCGTTGAAGTCGTCGGGGAGGCGGCTGCCGCCGCCGTGCGGGACGGGGTGGGCGGCCGGCGCGGCCTGCTGGGCGAGAACGGTCGCGGCGGCGCTGCCGCCGTCGGTGGCGGGGTGGTGGCTGTGGGTGCCGGTTCCGCAGCCGGCCAGCAGTACGGTCGCGGCACCGGCTGCGGCGGCCACAGCCACCCGGGTGTGTATTCGCACGTCCTACCTCGTCCGCGTCATGAGAGTCACGACAGCTCAGTCGTCGCACGATGCTCTCGTACGACCGTTCGCGCGTACACAGTCCGTGCACGTCGCTGCACGATCCCGCCGCGCAACCTGCGCAGACTGTCCACAGCCTGTGCACAGCGAGAGCGGCCGGTCCTGCCCCCGAGGCAGGTCCGGCCGCTCTCACGTATCCAGGCGGTTACTACTTCACCGGCTCGGGCTCCGGCTGGTCCGTCGTCTCGGCGTCACCGGCCGGCGGGTCGACGGGCGTCTTCACCGAGTCGAGGAGCAGCTGCGCCACATCCACGACCTGGAGCGACTCCTTCGCCTTGCCCTCGCCCTTCTTCCCGTTGACCGAGTCGGAGAGCATGACCAGGCAGAACGGGCAGGCGGTGGAGACGATGTCCGGGTCGAGGGACAGGGCCTCGTCGACGCGCTCGGTGTTGATGCGCTTGCCGATGCGCTCCTCCATCCACATACGGGCGCCGCCGGCGCCGCAGCAGAAGCCGCGCTCCTTGTGGCGGTGCATCTCCTCGTTCCGCAGGCCGGGCACCTTGGCGATGATCTCGCGCGGCGGTGTGTAGACCTTGTTGTGGCGGCCCAGGTAGCAGGGGTCGTGGTAGGTGATCAGACCCTCGACCGGGGTGACGGGGATCAGCTTGCCCTCGTCGACGAGGTGCTGGAGCAGCTGTGTGTGGTGGATGACCTCGTACTCGCCGCCGAGCTGCGGGTACTCGTTGGCGATGGTGTTGAAGCAGTGCGGGCAGGTCGCGACGATCTTCTTCGACGACTTCGGCTTCTTCGTCGAGGGGTCCTCGTCGTCCTCGCCGAACGCCATGTTCAGCATCGCGACGTTCTCCTGGCCGAGCTGCTGGAACAGCGGCTCGTTGCCCAGGCGGCGGGGGGAGTCACCGGTGCACTTCTCCTCGCCGCCCATGATCGCGAACTTGACGCCCGCCATGTGCAGCAGCTCCGCGAAGGCCTTGGTGGTCTTCTTGGCGCGGTCCTCCAGGGCTCCGGCGCAGCCGACCCAGTAGAGGTAGTCGACCTCGGTGAGGTCCTCGACGTCCTTGCCGACGATCGGGACCTCGAAGTCGACCTCCTTGGTCCACTCGACGCGCTGCTTCTTGGCGAGCCCCCAGGGGTTGCCCTTCTTCTCCAGGTTCTTGAGCATCGTGCCCGCCTCGGACGGGAACGCGGACTCGATCATGACCTGGTAGCGGCGCATGTCGACGATGTGGTCGATGTGCTCGATGTCGACCGGGCACTGCTCGACGCAGGCGCCGCACGTGGTGCAGGACCACAGCACGTCCGGGTCGATGACGCCGCCCGCCTCGGCGGTGCCGATCAGCGGGCGCTCGGCCTCGGCCAGCGCCGCGGCCGGAACGTCCTTCAGCTGCTCGGCGGAGGCCTTCTCCTCGCCCTCCATCGTCTTGCCGCCGCCGGCCAGCAGGTACGGGGCCTTGGCGTATGCGTGGTCGCGCAGCGACATGATCAGGAGCTTCGGGGAGAGCGGCTTGCCCGTGTTCCAGGCGGGGCACTGGGACTGACAGCGGCCGCACTCGGTGCAGGTGGAGAAGTCGAGGATGCCCTTCCAGGAGAACTGCTCGACCTGGGAGACGCCGTAGACGTCGTCCTCGCCCGGGTCCTCGAAGTCGATCGGCTTGCCGCCGGACGTCATGGGCTGCAGGGCGCCCAGCGCGCTCTCACCGGTCGCGTTGCGCTTGAACCAGATGTTGGGGAAGCCGAGGAAGCGGTGCCAGGCCACACCCATGTTGGTGTTGAGCGAGACCGTGATCATCCAGATCAGCGACACACTGATCTTGACCATCGCGGTGAAGTAGATGAGGTTCTGCAGCGTGGAGACGCTCAGCCCCTTGAAGGCGAGCACCAGCGGATACGAGACGAAGTACGCGGCCTCGTAGTGGTCCACCTGGTGGATGGCCCCCTCCAGGCCCCGCAGTGTGAGGATCGCCAGGCCGATGGTGAGGATGACGTACTCGACGAAGTACGCCTGCCAGGCCTTGGAGCCCGCGAAGCGGGACTTGCGGCCGGCCCGGGACGGCAGGCTGAGCAGCCGGATGACGATCAGTACGAGGATGCCCACGGTCGTCATCAGGCCGATGAACTCGGTGTACATCTCGAACGGCAGGAAGCCGCCGAGGACCGGGAGCGTGTAGTCGGCCCGGAAGAGCTGGCCGTATGCCTGGGCCAGCGTCGGCGGCAGGGTCAGGAAGCCGATGGCGACGAACCAGTGGGCGAAGCCGATGATGCCCCACCGGTTCATCCGGGTGTGGCCGAGGAACTCCCTGACCAGGGTGATCGTACGGGCCTTGGGGTTGTCCGTTCGGCTGCCCGCCGGTACCGGTTGTCCGAGCTTGACGAACCGGTAGATCTGCGCGAAGGCTCGGAAAAAGAGCGCAACGCCGACCACGGTCAGAACCAGCGACACGATGATCGCGGCGAGTTGCATGGGTGGCTCCTCGGGCCTGCGAGGGTGGGGATCGATCCAGCACTTACTAAGCGGTAACTTATTCAGTCCGTGCTGAGCGTACCCACTTATTCCGCCGCACTGTAGCTGCGTGGGCGGTGATCTGCGTCGCTGAGGCAACCCTCATGGCAGCCTTCACGGCGGGCCTCGTGCCGGCCTCGGTCCCTGGCTCTGGCGATCGCCGGGACGGTGCGCGCGAGGATCGCCAGATCGAGGCCGAGCCAGCACTGCTCGACGTAGTGCAGATCGAGTACGGCCATTTCCTCCCACGGTAGTTCCGAGCGGCCGCTGACCTGCCACAAACCGGTGATCCCGGGGCGCATCAGCAGTCTCGCCGGAGCCGCGGTCTGCTCCGGCGCGTCGGGGGGTAGCGGGCGCGGGCCCACCAGGGACATTTCGCCGCGTAGGACGTTCACCAGCTGTGGCAGCTCGTCGAGGGAGAAGCGGAGCCGGGTGCGGAACTTCAGCATCCGGAACGGCCGGCCCCCCAGGCCGGCCCTGGTCTGCCGGACGAGCGTCCCCGCCGGGGTGAGGGCGATGCCGAGCAGCAGGGGTGCCGTCAGCAGCAGCAGGATCAGGCTCCCCACGAGATCGAGGACGCGCTTTGGGGTGATTGGCGTCATTGTCGTCATTGGTGCCATCTGTTGCACTCTGGCATGGGGTAATCGCCCGACTGCCGCGCCACGCCGGGGGTCGCGCCCCTCGGTTGCGTATAAGCGAGAAATAAAAGTTGAGTCCTCTCGACTCAGGTCTGTTGACTCGCCGAGTTCCTTCGTGCATCCTTGAGCCTGTTCCACTCAAGTCACTGGAGGAATCGAAATGGCACGTGCGGTCGGCATCGACCTGGGCACGACTAACTCCGTCGTCAGCGTTCTGGAGGGCGGCGAGCCCACCGTCATCACCAACGCCGAGGGCGCCAGGACCACGCCGTCCGTCGTCGCCTTCGCCAAGAACGGTGAGGTGCTCGTCGGCGAGGTCGCCAAGCGCCAGGCGGTCACCAACGTCGACAGGACCATCCGGTCGGTCAAGCGCCACATGGGCACCGACTGGAAGACCAGCATCGACGGCAAGGACTTCAACCCGCAGCAGATGAGCGCCTTCATCCTGCAGAAGTTGAAGCGGGACGCCGAGGCCTACCTGGGCGAGAAGGTCACCGACGCGGTCATCACCGTCCCGGCGTACTTCAACGACTCCGAGCGCCAGGCCACCAAGGAGGCCGGCGAGATCGCGGGCCTGAACGTCCTGCGCATCGTCAACGAGCCGACCGCGGCCGCCCTGGCCTACGGCCTCGACAAGGACGAGCAGGTCATCCTGGTCTTCGACCTCGGTGGCGGCACCTTCGACGTCTCGCTGCTGGAGATCGGCGACGGTGTCGTCGAGGTGAAGGCCACCAACGGTGACAACCACCTCGGTGGTGACGACTGGGACCAGCGTGTCGTCGACTACCTGGTGAAGCAGTTCGCCAACGGCCACGGCGTCGACCTGTCCAAGGACAAGATGGCGCTGCAGCGTCTGCGCGAGGCCGCCGAGAAGGCGAAGATCGAGCTCTCGTCCTCGACCGAGACCACGATCAACCTGCCCTACATCACGGCGTCCACCGAGGGCCCGCTGCACCTGGACGAGAAGCTCACCCGTGCCCAGTTCCAGCAGCTGACCGCGGACCTGCTCGAGCGCTGCAAGCACCCGTTCCACAACGTCATCAAGGACGCGGGCATCTCCGTCAACGAGATCGACCACGTGGTCCTCGTCGGTGGCTCGACCCGTATGCCGGCCGTCGCCGAGCTCGTCAAGGAGCTGACCGGCGGCAAGGAGGCCAACAAGGGTGTGAACCCGGACGAGGTCGTCGCCATCGGCGCCACCCTCCAGGCCGGTGTCCTCAAGGGTGAGGTCAAGGACGTCCTGCTCCTCGACGTCACCCCGCTGTCCCTCGGTATCGAGACCAAGGGCGGCATCATGACCAAGCTGATCGAGCGCAACACCACGATCCCGACCAAGCGTTCCGAGATCTTCACCACGGCCGAGGACAACCAGCCGTCCGTGCAGATCCAGGTCTACCAGGGCGAGCGTGAGATCGCGGCGTACAACAAGAAGCTCGGCATGTTCGAGCTGACCGGTCTGCCGCCGGCCCCGCGCGGTGTCCCGCAGATCGAGGTGTCCTTCGACATCGACGCCAACGGCATCATGCACGTGACCGCCAAGGACCTGGGCACGGGCAAGGAGCAGAAGATGACCGTCACCGGCGGCTCCTCGCTGCCGAAGGACGAGGTCAACCGGATGCGCGAGGAGGCCGAGAAGTACGCGGAGGAGGACCACCGCCGCCGCGAGGCAGCCGAGGCCCGCAACCAGGGCGAGCAGCTCGTCTACCAGACCGAGAAGTTCCTCAAGGACAACGAGGACAAGGTCCCGGCCGAGGTGAAGACCGAGGTCGAGACCGCGGTCGCCGAGCTGAAGGAGAAGCTCAAGGGCGAGGACACCGCCGAGATCCGCACCGCCACCGAGAAGGTCGCCGCCGTCTCGCAGAAGCTGGGCCAGGCCATGTACGCCGACGCCCAGGCCGCGCAGGCCGCCGGCAACCCGGGTGACGGTCAGGCCAAGGCTGACGACGATGTCGTCGACGCCGAGATCGTCGACGACGAGAACACGAAGGGTGGCGCCGCATGACGGAGGAGACTCCGGGCTTCGAGGAGAAGCCCGACGTCCCCTCCGGCGCCGAGTCCGACGACACGGCGAAGGCCGCCGAGTCCGGCTCCGAGGCTTCGGCCGAGGAGTCGGGCCCGGCGGCCCCGGCCGGGGACGAACTGCAGACTGTGGCCCTGACGGCGCAGCTGGACCAGGCCCGTACGGCGCTCACCGAGCGCACGGCCGACCTCCAGCGGCTCCAGGCCGAGTACCAGAACTACCGCCGCCGCGTGGAACGGGACCGGGCCGCGGTCAAGGAACTCGCTGTCGCGAACCTCCTGACCGACCTCCTGCCCGTCCTCGACGACATAGGTCGCGCCAGTGACCACGGGGAGCTGGTGGGCGGCTTCAAGTCGGTGGCCGAATCGCTGGAGACGGTCATGGCGAAGATGGGCCTCCAGCAGTTCGGCAAGGAGGGCGAGCCCTTCGACCCGACGATCCACGAGGCCCTGATGCACTCGTACGCGCCGGGCGTCACCGAGACGACCTGCGTGGCGATCCTGCAGCCGGGTTACCGGATCGGGGAGCGCACCATCCGCCCCGCGCGGGTCGCGGTGGCCGAGCCCCAGCCGGGGGCGCCGGCCAAGGAAGAAAAGGCAGCCGACGAGGAGAGCGGTGGCCCGGACGAGGGCTGACGCCGAGATCGTCCGAGAGGAGGGACGTCGAGGATGAGCACCAAGGACTTCATCGAGAAGGACTTCTACAAGGTTCTCGGCGTCCCCAAGGACGCCACCGAGGCCGAGATCAAGAAGGCGTACCGGAAGCTCGCCCGCGAGTTCCACCCGGACGCCAACAAGGGCGATGCCGAGGCCGAGGCGCGCTTCAAGGAAATCTCCGAGGCCAACGACATCCTCGGCGACCCGAAGAAGCGCAAGGAGTACGACGACGCACGCGCCCTCTTCGGCAACGGAGGCTTCCGTGCCGGACCCGGCGCCGGCGGCTCCTTCAACTTCGACCTGGGTGACCTCTTCGGCGGCGCCCAGGGCGGCGGCGCCGGCGGCTTCGGCGGCGGAATCGGGGACGTCTTCGGCGGGCTGTTCGGCGGCAGGGGCGGTGCGACGACCCGTACGCAGCCGCGCCGCGGCCAGGACATCGAGTCCGAGGTGTCGCTCAGCTTCACCGAGGCCGTCGAAGGGGCCACGGTCCCGATCCGGCTGTCCAGCCAGGCACCCTGCAAGGCCTGCTCCGGTACGGGTGACACGAACGGCACCCCGCGGGTCTGCCCGACCTGCGTCGGCACCGGCCAGGTGTCGCGCGGCACCGGTGGCGGCTTCTCGCTCACCGACCCGTGCGTGGACTGCAAGGGCCGCGGGCTGATCGCCCAGGACCCCTGCGAAACCTGTAAGGGCAGCGGCCGCGCCCGCTCCTCCCGGACGATGCAGGTCCGCATACCGGCGGGCGTCTCGGACAACCAGAAGATCCGCCTCCGCGGCAAGGGAGCCCCCGGCGAACGCGGCGGCCCGGCCGGCGACCTCTATGTCGTCGTCCATGTCGACGAACACCCGGTCTTCGGCCGCAAGGGCGACAACCTCACCGTCACCGTGCCGGTCTCCTTCACGGAGGCGGCGCTCGGCGGCGAGGTGAAGGTGCCCACTCTCGGCGGGCCCCCGGTCACCCTGAAGCTGCCCCCCGGTACCCCCAACGGCCGTACCATGCGCGCCCGCGGCAAGGGCGCGGTCCGCAAGGACGGCACCCGCGGCGACCTTCTGGTGACCGTCGAGGTCGCGGTGCCGGGCCTGCTCAGCGACAAGGCGCGCGAGGCCCTCGAGTCGTACCGTGAGGCGACTGCGGACCAGGATCCGCGGGCAGAGTTGTTCCAGGCCGCGAAGGGAGTATGAGATGGACGGCCGTCGTCGTAATCCGTATGAACTGACCGATGAGACGCCGGTGTACGTCATCTCGGTGGCGGCCCAGCTCTCGGGCCTCCACCCGCAGACCCTCCGGCAGTACGACCGCCTGGGCCTGGTCTCCCCCGACCGCACGGCCGGGCGCGGCCGCCGCTACTCCGCCCGCGACATCGAACTGCTCCGCCAGGTGCAGGCCCTGTCCCAGGACGAGGGCATCAACCTGGCCGGCATCAAACGCATCATCGAACTGGAGAACCAGGTCGCGGCCCTCCAGCAGCGCGTCGCGGAACTCTCCGCGGCCGTGGAGGGCGCGGCGATGGCGATGCGCCAGCGCGAGGCTCAGGTGCATGCGTCGTACCGGCGCGATCTGGTGCCGTACACGGATGTGCAGCAGGCGAGCGCGCTGGTGGTGTGGCGTCCCAAGCGGGACGGCTGAGGCATGGAGAACGCCTGAAGGGGCCAGGAGGTGTCGACCTCCCGGCCCCTTCGGCGTCGTTCAGGTCATTGGGCCGGTGCGGTGACCACCCAGCCGCCCGCCGACAGGGACTCGGTGCCGTCCGCGGCCACGGCGGTCACCCAGTAGTAGGACGTAGTGCCGCGCTTGGCGCCGGTGTCGAAGTAGGGGACGGGATCGCTGCCGAGGTCGGCGATCTTCTCGTAGGCCTTGGTGGCCGGGTTCCAGCGATAGACGCGGTAGCCGCCCACGGCCTCGGGGGAGTCCTCGCCGAGCCCGTACCACGTCATCTGGTTGCCCTCGTCGCCCTCCGCGGGCCACACGTCGACGGACAGCGGCGAGCCCTCTGGCGTCGCCACGTCCGGCGTCGTCTCGAGCTCGGTCGCGACCACGATCTCGGGCGAAAGGGTCAACTTGATGGGAGTTCCACTCGTCGTTGACGGCGTCGACGAAGAAGCAGCGTTCTTCGCCGTCCGGCAGGATGGCGTACGCGTACGAGGTGGTGTCGGCCGACAGCCACTCCACCTCATGGACGGAGCAGACCTTCTCCTCCTCGTCGCCCAGGAGCTTGCCCCCGCAGACGACGTACCTCCCCAGGTCCGGTGTCGGATTCGCGTCCCAGTGCAGCGCGAAGCCGTACTCGGTCCGGGTGACGGTCAGCCCGGTGACGGCGGACGGAGGGGTGAGGTCCTTGCGCTTGCCGTTGACAGCGGCGGACCGCACGGACTCATTGCCCGCCGCGTCGAGAGCCGTCACGCGGTAGTAGGAGGTGACGCCCTCGACGGCCGAGGCGTCCAGGTACGACACCTGATGGGCGTACGTGCCGTCCGCGCTCGCCGTCCGGTAGACGCGGTACGACACAGCTCCCGCGACCCCGCTCCAGCCGATCCGCAGCCCGCCCGTCTCGGAGGCAGCGGTCAGCCCGGTGGGTGCGGCCGGCGGGGTCCGGTCGGCGCTTGTGACCGATCGGGTGGCCGAGCCGCCGGACTCGTTGCCGGCCTTGTCCACGGCGCGTACGACGTACTCGTACACGGCGCCGGTGGCGGGTGGGGTGTTGGCGTGGGACGTGGCGGTCAGTGGGGTACTGGTCTGCCTGGTCCACGTGCTGATCCGGCGAGGCGGCGGTAGACGTGGTAGCTGGCGAGGTCCATCTCGGGGCTCTCCGCCCAGCGGATCGTGGCCTTGAGGGTGGCGGGTCGCCCTCGCACAGGCGGTCGCGGAAATCGGTCAGCATGCTGTGGTGGAAACCGGGGTCGTCCAACTTCATGGCCAGGGCGTACTCGAAGTCGAGGCGGCAGCGCACGGCTCGGCGGCAACCTGCCGGTCGGAGAGGTTGAGCAGGAACTGCAGCACGCATACCGCAGCCAGCTGGGCCGGTGAGAGCCCAGGCCGCCCGTCGCGGGAGTACCAGGAGGCGAAGTTCTCGTCGCGTCACAGCCCGTCGAGCTGGTCGCGGACCCACATCGCGGTGGTGCCGCGGGGGTTGCTGGCGCGGGCCATCCGCGCGGTAAGAGCGGGGATCTCAGCGTCGGGCCGGGGAGAGACGGATACGGAACACCTCGTAGAGGCTCCGGGCTTGACGTACTTCCCGAGTGTCCCGAGCCACCCCGGGCAGTGTCTCCCGAACACCAAGATCCTCGATTCGCTCACTGCTTGATCGTGCAAGATGCCTTCAGGCGAGCCGCGTTGACGCCCATTGGCTCTGAACAGCGCAGGTGCGACGTCAAGTCGAGGTGGAGGTGTACTCCTGCCAATGCTGGTGAGGAGGCTGTGGGCTTGATTCAGCGGGCCTGGGAGGGTGCTGTCACGAGCGCGTCCAGGCCTCCGGGTGCAAACGATCACTTCCTCGTCGTCGGCGGGGGATCGAAAAGGGCGAAGAAGTCATCGAGGGCTCGGCCGTCGTCAGCGGGTGCCGGTAAGCCTGATGGCCTTCACCATGTGGTGAAGGCCATCAGAAGCCCGCCACGGCCAGGAGGCCGTCGCGCAGGTTCTACCTAGCGTCGACCGGAACGCGACACCCGTGACGAGTCCGCTTCCGTCAACGCCACAGGGCGTCCGGGTGCTGCCGGAGATGCGCCGAGCCTGGTGGGCCGTCTGGCCGACCTGGCTCGGCGCGGGGCCCTCAGCCGTTGAGTAGATCGGCGGCGAGGATCACCGTGATGACGGCAACGGCGAGCAGACGCAGGGCGATGAGCCCGTCGACGACCAGCCGTACGCCGGGCTTCCAGGCGATCCTGAGCAGCCAGGTGGCCCCGATGGAGGCGAGGGAGCCGACTGCGAGCCAGGCGAGCTGAGCATGCCCATGTGGCTGCCCCGGGGCGCTGGGGTCGAGGTCGTACGACTCCATGTACATCGCGAGGGCCAGCAGCAGCCAGCACACCGACAGCACTGCTGTGACGGCGGACTCGACGATCGCGAACACGAGTCGGCCCGTGCTGCGGCCGTCCTCCGTCCCATGGTGCCGAAAAAGTCCACTACTCAATTAAACGAACCCTCCGCCCTTGCCGTTCGACTTGAGTTTGTGCTGCCTGACGAGCTTGGCGCAGCGATTACAGGCAGCCTTCTTAGCTCCCCAGAGGGTCCAAGCCGTGATCTGCCGTCCCACTTGTCTACCGATGACGTTGTTGTAACTGTCGGCTCGGGAGTCGCGGCGCGCAGCCGCACTGTTGCCGGCCGCGACTTCGTGAGCGTATCCGAGCCTTGAGGCCTTGCGTGAGCCGTAGGCCCAGGTGAGTACCGCCTGCCAGATGCAGTGGCGGAAGG includes these proteins:
- the grpE gene encoding nucleotide exchange factor GrpE, whose product is MTEETPGFEEKPDVPSGAESDDTAKAAESGSEASAEESGPAAPAGDELQTVALTAQLDQARTALTERTADLQRLQAEYQNYRRRVERDRAAVKELAVANLLTDLLPVLDDIGRASDHGELVGGFKSVAESLETVMAKMGLQQFGKEGEPFDPTIHEALMHSYAPGVTETTCVAILQPGYRIGERTIRPARVAVAEPQPGAPAKEEKAADEESGGPDEG
- the dnaJ gene encoding molecular chaperone DnaJ, which gives rise to MSTKDFIEKDFYKVLGVPKDATEAEIKKAYRKLAREFHPDANKGDAEAEARFKEISEANDILGDPKKRKEYDDARALFGNGGFRAGPGAGGSFNFDLGDLFGGAQGGGAGGFGGGIGDVFGGLFGGRGGATTRTQPRRGQDIESEVSLSFTEAVEGATVPIRLSSQAPCKACSGTGDTNGTPRVCPTCVGTGQVSRGTGGGFSLTDPCVDCKGRGLIAQDPCETCKGSGRARSSRTMQVRIPAGVSDNQKIRLRGKGAPGERGGPAGDLYVVVHVDEHPVFGRKGDNLTVTVPVSFTEAALGGEVKVPTLGGPPVTLKLPPGTPNGRTMRARGKGAVRKDGTRGDLLVTVEVAVPGLLSDKAREALESYREATADQDPRAELFQAAKGV
- a CDS encoding heat shock protein transcriptional repressor HspR, whose amino-acid sequence is MDGRRRNPYELTDETPVYVISVAAQLSGLHPQTLRQYDRLGLVSPDRTAGRGRRYSARDIELLRQVQALSQDEGINLAGIKRIIELENQVAALQQRVAELSAAVEGAAMAMRQREAQVHASYRRDLVPYTDVQQASALVVWRPKRDG